One genomic region from Stutzerimonas decontaminans encodes:
- a CDS encoding sugar transferase, which translates to MLKRLFDIAASAFGLLLLAPVIAIVAWQVRRKLGSPLFFRQVRPGLNGRPFEMIKFRTMSDAADAAGNPLADSERMTSFGKFLRSSSLDELPELWNVLKGEMSLVGPRPLLMEYLPLYSPEQYRRHEVRPGVTGWAQVNGRNALSWDEKFKLDVWYVDNRSFWLDLKIIFLTIKTVVVRDGISADGDVTMPKFTGRKP; encoded by the coding sequence ATGCTCAAGCGCCTTTTCGATATTGCCGCTTCCGCTTTCGGTTTATTGCTTCTAGCGCCAGTCATTGCCATTGTCGCCTGGCAAGTTCGCCGGAAATTAGGCTCGCCGCTTTTCTTTCGTCAGGTCCGTCCTGGCCTGAATGGCAGGCCATTTGAGATGATCAAGTTCCGCACCATGAGTGATGCCGCGGATGCGGCAGGCAACCCACTGGCAGATTCTGAGCGTATGACGTCGTTTGGCAAATTCCTGCGCTCCAGTAGCCTGGATGAGCTGCCGGAATTGTGGAACGTGCTCAAAGGGGAAATGAGCCTAGTCGGTCCGCGTCCACTATTGATGGAGTACCTGCCGCTATATAGTCCCGAGCAGTATCGGCGCCATGAGGTACGCCCTGGAGTGACCGGTTGGGCTCAAGTCAATGGTCGCAACGCGTTGAGTTGGGATGAAAAGTTCAAGCTGGATGTCTGGTACGTGGACAACCGTTCATTCTGGCTGGATCTGAAAATCATCTTCTTAACCATCAAGACTGTGGTGGTTCGTGATGGCATCAGTGCCGATGGTGACGTGACCATGCCCAAGTTCACGGGGCGCAAGCCATGA
- a CDS encoding acetyltransferase, whose amino-acid sequence MKQLAILGASGHGKVVADTAECCGWQSIDFFDDAWPRLGHNGVWPVAGNTTRLIERFAEFDGVVVAIGNNSIRHAKLLQLRAAGASLATLVHPAASVSRYASIGFGSVIFAGAVVNADASVGMGAVLNTGCSIDHDCVLGEAVHISPGAHLAGGVHIGDESWVGIGASVRQLVAIGKRVMVGAGAAVVGDIPDDVTVAGVPAKRLR is encoded by the coding sequence ATGAAACAACTTGCGATTCTGGGCGCTAGTGGTCACGGCAAGGTGGTGGCGGATACGGCCGAATGCTGTGGTTGGCAATCAATTGATTTCTTTGACGATGCGTGGCCCCGTCTTGGACATAACGGCGTCTGGCCTGTTGCGGGCAATACGACGAGGCTCATCGAGCGCTTCGCTGAGTTCGACGGTGTGGTGGTTGCTATCGGTAATAACTCTATTCGTCACGCTAAGTTACTCCAGTTGCGAGCGGCAGGAGCTTCGTTAGCAACGTTGGTGCATCCCGCTGCTAGCGTCAGCCGGTACGCTTCCATCGGGTTTGGCTCCGTCATCTTCGCGGGGGCGGTGGTCAACGCTGATGCTTCCGTAGGGATGGGTGCTGTTCTTAATACCGGGTGCAGCATCGACCACGACTGTGTACTGGGTGAGGCTGTTCATATTAGCCCCGGCGCTCACCTAGCTGGCGGCGTTCATATTGGTGACGAAAGCTGGGTAGGTATAGGCGCTAGCGTTCGTCAATTGGTCGCGATCGGGAAGCGGGTGATGGTGGGGGCTGGTGCGGCAGTTGTCGGTGATATTCCGGACGATGTGACGGTTGCTGGCGTACCGGCTAAACGACTGAGGTAG